Proteins encoded by one window of Nocardia goodfellowii:
- the lpqB gene encoding MtrAB system accessory lipoprotein LpqB: MTVSTHTGGYPAQSAPALPRRRSRLTALAICALAVVTALTGCASLPENSSPQALGTINREPTSDGPPPPLLDRDPDLLLRDFLGATADPANRHLAARQFMTPAASAKWDDAISTTIVERPDTLRESRTGDRATYVIRARRVAELSADGSYRAVEGTVLENKIEMSKVDGQWRIDDLPNGVVMDESAFAKSYRRYVLYFVDPTGTTLVPDLRWIAAPKNQLAARLLTLISAGTQPALAPVVRNELTAPVTLRGQITKANGDPDEVGVGLGGVRIDFAGAANLSPRDRELLAGQVVLTLAGAEVLGPYMLLADGKPLDDRFAATGWSVADVQQLSPAVQSQNRIGLHALRGGALAQVTETGVLNAPGYFGTVNNLQAAAISPDGQFVAAVADSGRPAPEPQRTLMVGSYGGTAFPIAEGGSISRPSWNSDGSAAWAVVDGERVIRAVNDRATGTVSPQEVDISALLTAQGDPMPRLPITELRVSRTGVRAALIADGKVYVAVVERRANGSYALTSPLPIAVGLSTRAVSLSWLNADTIMIGREGNIDPVSTVSIDGSQLVSQISQNLTPPVRLVSASPQHQYVADSRAVLELTSNPDGGEPYWREVPGLGSSAVPVLPG, translated from the coding sequence ATGACTGTGTCTACCCACACCGGCGGCTATCCTGCCCAGTCCGCCCCGGCGCTTCCCCGGCGCAGGTCGCGGCTGACGGCGCTGGCCATCTGCGCCCTCGCGGTGGTGACCGCGCTGACGGGCTGTGCCAGCCTGCCGGAGAACTCCTCGCCGCAGGCCCTGGGCACCATCAACCGCGAACCCACCTCGGACGGACCGCCGCCGCCCCTGCTCGACCGCGACCCCGATCTGCTGCTGCGAGATTTTCTCGGAGCTACCGCCGACCCCGCGAACCGGCACCTGGCCGCCCGCCAGTTCATGACCCCGGCGGCTTCCGCCAAATGGGACGACGCGATCAGCACCACCATCGTGGAACGACCGGACACCCTGCGCGAGTCCCGCACCGGTGATCGGGCCACCTACGTGATTCGCGCGCGCCGGGTGGCCGAACTGTCGGCCGACGGCTCCTATCGAGCCGTCGAGGGGACGGTGCTGGAAAACAAGATCGAGATGAGCAAGGTCGACGGCCAGTGGCGCATCGACGATCTGCCCAACGGCGTGGTGATGGACGAATCGGCCTTCGCCAAGTCCTATCGGCGCTATGTGCTGTACTTCGTCGACCCCACGGGGACGACACTGGTCCCGGACCTGCGCTGGATCGCCGCGCCCAAGAACCAGCTGGCCGCGCGCCTGCTCACGTTGATCAGCGCGGGCACCCAGCCGGCGCTGGCGCCGGTGGTCCGCAACGAACTGACCGCGCCGGTGACGCTGCGTGGCCAGATCACCAAGGCCAACGGCGACCCGGACGAGGTCGGTGTCGGGTTGGGCGGTGTGCGAATAGATTTCGCGGGCGCGGCGAATCTCAGTCCGCGCGACCGGGAACTGCTGGCCGGACAGGTGGTGCTCACCCTGGCGGGCGCCGAGGTGCTCGGCCCGTACATGCTGCTCGCCGACGGCAAGCCCCTCGACGACCGCTTCGCCGCGACCGGCTGGTCGGTTGCCGACGTGCAACAGCTCAGCCCCGCGGTGCAGAGCCAGAACCGGATCGGCCTGCATGCCCTGCGCGGCGGGGCGCTGGCCCAGGTGACCGAGACCGGTGTGCTCAACGCGCCCGGCTATTTCGGCACCGTGAACAATCTGCAGGCGGCGGCGATCTCACCGGATGGCCAATTCGTCGCGGCGGTCGCCGATTCCGGCCGGCCCGCGCCCGAGCCGCAGCGCACCCTGATGGTCGGCAGCTATGGCGGCACCGCCTTCCCGATCGCCGAGGGCGGCAGCATCAGCCGGCCCTCGTGGAACTCCGACGGCAGCGCCGCCTGGGCGGTGGTCGACGGGGAGCGGGTCATCCGCGCGGTCAACGACCGCGCGACCGGCACCGTGTCGCCTCAGGAAGTCGACATCTCGGCTTTGCTGACGGCGCAGGGAGATCCGATGCCGCGGCTGCCCATCACCGAGCTGCGCGTCTCCCGGACCGGGGTGCGCGCCGCGCTGATCGCCGACGGCAAGGTCTATGTCGCCGTGGTCGAACGCCGCGCCAACGGCAGCTACGCGCTCACCTCGCCGCTGCCGATCGCGGTCGGGCTCAGCACCCGCGCGGTGTCGCTGAGCTGGCTGAACGCCGACACGATCATGATCGGCCGGGAGGGCAATATCGATCCGGTGAGCACCGTCTCGATCGATGGGTCCCAGCTGGTCTCGCAGATCAGCCAGAATCTCACGCCGCCGGTGCGGCTGGTCAGCGCGTCGCCGCAGCACCAGTACGTCGCCGATTCCCGGGCTGTGCTGGAGTTGACGAGCAATCCGGATGGCGGAGAGCCGTATTGGCGTGAGGTGCCGGGTCTGGGGTCGAGCGCGGTTCCGGTACTGCCGGGCTGA
- a CDS encoding acetyl-CoA C-acyltransferase, translating into MATKAARRAVIVSGARTPFLRAFTDFTRMDSIALADAAVRGLLERTGLPGAQVQAIVWGGVILPSAAPNIAREIALDLRLDAGCEGYTVTRACASGLQAVTSAAAAIERGEYDIMIAGGSDSTSNAEVKLPQKLVHAGAPLALGKPKVKDYLSAAAQLAPFTDILPTRPKIAERTTGEVMGESAEKMARIHGVTRAEQDEFAARSHQRAAAAIDSGRFADEVLRVSTAEGVDIERDGLVRADTSEAKLATLKPVFAKDGTVTAGNASPLTDGASAVLLMSEEKARELGYHPLAAFRSWSYVSVDPTDQVLIGPAISMPRALDKAGMSLSDIDFVDIHEAFAAQTLSVVRALGSTDWAKTRLDRDTAVGEIDIDTLNVHGGSVSLGHPFGATGARMVTTMANELARTGKNTALLGICAAGGIGASAVLERV; encoded by the coding sequence ATGGCTACCAAAGCTGCTCGCCGTGCGGTGATCGTCTCCGGGGCGCGCACCCCGTTCCTGCGCGCCTTCACCGATTTCACGCGCATGGACTCCATCGCTCTCGCCGACGCCGCGGTACGCGGCTTGCTGGAGCGCACCGGGCTGCCGGGCGCGCAGGTACAGGCCATCGTCTGGGGCGGGGTCATCCTGCCCAGCGCCGCACCCAATATCGCGCGCGAGATCGCGCTGGACCTGCGACTCGACGCGGGGTGCGAGGGCTACACCGTCACCCGCGCCTGTGCCTCCGGCCTGCAAGCGGTGACCTCAGCGGCCGCCGCCATCGAACGCGGTGAATACGACATCATGATCGCCGGTGGCAGCGATTCCACCAGCAATGCCGAGGTCAAACTCCCGCAGAAACTAGTACACGCCGGCGCGCCACTGGCTTTGGGCAAGCCGAAGGTCAAGGATTACCTGTCCGCCGCCGCGCAGCTCGCCCCGTTCACCGACATCCTGCCGACCCGGCCCAAGATCGCCGAGCGCACCACCGGCGAGGTGATGGGGGAGTCGGCCGAGAAGATGGCCCGCATCCACGGCGTCACCCGCGCCGAACAAGACGAATTCGCCGCCCGCTCGCATCAGCGGGCCGCGGCCGCCATCGATTCCGGTCGCTTCGCCGACGAGGTGTTGCGCGTAAGCACCGCGGAGGGCGTCGACATCGAACGCGACGGTTTGGTCCGCGCGGACACCAGCGAAGCCAAACTGGCCACACTGAAGCCGGTCTTCGCCAAGGACGGCACCGTCACCGCGGGCAACGCCAGCCCGCTCACCGACGGCGCGTCGGCGGTCCTGCTGATGAGCGAGGAGAAGGCCCGCGAACTCGGCTATCACCCGCTGGCAGCCTTCCGTTCCTGGAGTTACGTCAGCGTCGACCCCACCGACCAGGTGCTGATCGGCCCGGCCATCTCGATGCCCCGCGCACTGGACAAGGCCGGAATGTCCCTGTCCGACATCGACTTCGTGGACATCCACGAGGCCTTCGCCGCACAGACCCTCTCGGTCGTGCGCGCTCTCGGCAGCACCGACTGGGCCAAAACCCGCCTCGACCGCGACACCGCCGTCGGTGAAATCGACATCGACACCCTCAACGTGCACGGCGGCTCGGTCTCCCTCGGCCACCCCTTCGGCGCCACCGGTGCCCGGATGGTCACCACCATGGCCAACGAACTCGCTCGCACCGGCAAGAACACCGCCCTGCTCGGCATCTGCGCCGCGGGTGGTATCGGTGCCTCGGCGGTCCTCGAGCGCGTCTGA
- the hpf gene encoding ribosome hibernation-promoting factor, HPF/YfiA family, producing the protein MEDTTEQQSAAERSRAPRADVVVKGRNVEVPDHFRIYVADKLSRLERFDPSIFIFDVELFHERNRRQRKACQRVEITARGKGPIVRAEACADSFYAALESVTDKLESRLRRTKDRRKVHYGEKTPVSVAEATADLIDESLFARSNGHTAHDHPVEQRPDAAPDGADYQPSGPGHVVRTKVHSATPMTVDDALYQMELVGHDFFLFQDRETDRPSVVYRRHAFDYGLIRLA; encoded by the coding sequence GTGGAAGACACCACGGAACAACAATCCGCTGCGGAGCGATCACGGGCTCCCCGCGCGGACGTCGTGGTCAAGGGCCGCAACGTCGAAGTACCAGATCATTTCCGAATTTATGTCGCGGACAAGCTCTCCCGACTCGAACGTTTCGATCCCTCGATCTTCATCTTCGACGTCGAGCTGTTCCATGAACGAAACCGGCGGCAGCGCAAGGCCTGCCAGCGCGTCGAGATCACCGCGCGGGGCAAGGGCCCCATTGTCCGGGCCGAGGCCTGCGCCGACAGTTTCTACGCCGCGCTCGAGTCGGTGACCGACAAGCTGGAAAGCCGGCTGCGCCGCACCAAGGATCGGCGCAAGGTGCACTACGGCGAGAAGACCCCGGTGTCGGTCGCGGAGGCCACCGCCGATTTGATCGACGAGTCGCTGTTCGCGCGCTCGAACGGCCATACGGCACACGACCATCCGGTCGAACAGCGCCCCGACGCGGCGCCGGACGGGGCGGATTACCAGCCCTCCGGGCCGGGCCACGTGGTACGCACCAAGGTGCACAGCGCGACCCCGATGACCGTCGACGATGCCCTCTACCAGATGGAGCTCGTCGGCCACGATTTCTTCCTGTTCCAGGATCGGGAGACCGACCGACCGTCGGTTGTCTATCGTCGGCACGCTTTCGACTACGGCCTCATCCGGCTCGCATAG
- the mtrB gene encoding MtrAB system histidine kinase MtrB translates to MAWLKEVGTGLGHVWRRSLQLRVIVSTLTLSLIVITILGVVLTSQITDRLLDAKINAAVEEMDRARNTVESQLVGAHDAGSQEQRLTDARSALSDRAGGSGSSGAAGGFDSALAMVGGAPQQQIFTGPIQEVPEELRRFVQRNQVSYQFAMVTDSDGRHGRALIIGSPSAEVPTLEIYLIFPLSNEERSLSLMRGTMMIGGLVLLVLLAAITALVTRQVVLPIRSAARIASRFADGRLKERMLVRGEDDMARLAQAFNEMAESLSNQITQLEEFGNLQRRFTSDVSHELRTPLTTVRMAADLIHGSSDDLDPALARSSELLVTELDRFEGLLNDLLEISRHDAGVAELQVESLDLRMCARAAISTVRHLAKDTGVEVIVDLPEEPLVAEVDPRRVERVLRNLLANALDHSEGKPVLIRMRGDVDANAVAVVVRDQGVGLRPGEEKLVFNRFWRSDPSRMRRSGGTGLGLSISVEDANLHEGRLEAWGEAGVGASFRLTLPLVRGRKLGPSPLPLEPSQRKPPPPVELEADDADGSSQPFRPVGPSENGNSVAAEAASPPDGAQPPGSGVLTEPGDKQS, encoded by the coding sequence GTGGCCTGGCTCAAAGAGGTCGGTACCGGGCTCGGTCATGTCTGGCGCCGATCGCTGCAGCTGCGCGTCATCGTCTCCACGTTGACGCTGTCGCTGATCGTGATCACCATCCTCGGTGTGGTGCTGACCAGTCAGATCACCGACCGTCTGCTGGACGCGAAGATCAACGCGGCGGTCGAGGAAATGGATCGGGCCCGCAATACAGTCGAGAGCCAGCTGGTGGGCGCGCACGACGCCGGTTCCCAGGAACAGCGCCTCACCGACGCCCGCAGCGCCCTGTCCGACCGGGCCGGCGGCAGCGGATCCTCCGGCGCCGCAGGCGGTTTCGACTCCGCGCTGGCCATGGTCGGTGGCGCACCGCAGCAGCAGATCTTCACCGGGCCGATCCAGGAGGTCCCCGAGGAACTGCGCCGGTTCGTGCAACGCAACCAGGTCAGCTACCAATTCGCGATGGTGACGGACTCCGACGGCCGGCACGGCCGCGCCCTGATCATCGGCAGCCCCAGCGCCGAGGTGCCGACGCTGGAGATCTATCTGATCTTCCCGCTGTCCAACGAGGAACGCAGTCTGTCGCTGATGCGCGGCACCATGATGATCGGCGGCTTGGTCCTACTGGTGTTACTGGCCGCGATCACCGCGCTGGTCACCCGTCAGGTAGTGCTGCCGATCCGGTCCGCCGCCCGTATCGCCAGCCGCTTCGCCGACGGTCGCCTCAAGGAACGCATGCTGGTGCGCGGCGAGGACGATATGGCGCGCCTGGCGCAGGCGTTCAACGAGATGGCCGAAAGCCTGTCCAACCAGATCACCCAGCTCGAGGAGTTCGGTAATCTGCAGCGCCGCTTCACCTCCGACGTCAGCCACGAACTGCGCACCCCGCTGACCACCGTGCGCATGGCCGCGGACCTGATCCACGGCAGCAGCGACGACCTCGATCCCGCGCTCGCCCGCAGCTCCGAACTGCTGGTCACCGAACTGGACCGATTCGAAGGTCTGCTCAACGACCTGCTCGAGATCAGCCGTCACGACGCCGGCGTGGCCGAACTCCAGGTGGAGTCGCTGGATCTGCGGATGTGCGCGCGGGCCGCCATCTCCACCGTCCGGCACCTGGCCAAGGACACGGGCGTCGAGGTGATCGTCGACCTGCCCGAGGAACCCCTTGTCGCGGAGGTGGATCCACGCCGTGTGGAGCGGGTGCTGCGGAATCTGCTCGCCAACGCGCTCGATCACAGCGAAGGCAAACCGGTACTGATCCGGATGCGCGGCGACGTCGACGCCAACGCGGTCGCGGTAGTGGTGCGCGATCAGGGTGTCGGTTTGCGGCCGGGCGAGGAGAAGCTGGTCTTCAACCGGTTCTGGCGCTCCGACCCCTCCCGGATGCGGCGTTCCGGCGGCACCGGCTTGGGCTTGTCGATCAGTGTCGAAGACGCGAATCTGCACGAGGGCCGTCTGGAAGCCTGGGGCGAGGCCGGTGTCGGGGCGAGTTTCCGGCTGACGCTGCCGCTGGTCCGCGGGCGCAAACTGGGCCCGAGCCCGCTGCCGCTGGAACCGTCGCAGCGCAAGCCGCCCCCGCCGGTCGAGTTGGAGGCCGATGACGCGGACGGATCGAGTCAGCCGTTCCGCCCGGTCGGACCGTCCGAGAACGGCAACTCCGTGGCCGCGGAAGCGGCTTCTCCCCCGGACGGCGCGCAACCGCCCGGGTCCGGCGTGCTCACCGAACCCGGAGACAAACAGTCATGA
- a CDS encoding helix-turn-helix domain-containing protein gives MKTTMQSTAELSRQKRFGRIIKERRDELGLTQMQIGDLGGPSAPTIRKIEDGAAAISTHTLNKLDGPLRWLPGSAARTYAGGTPTARESAPDAGDESIVSGPDSIRFDIADLTGLLASAGRLNDSVEHTGVTEPAVLAAVAELNGVVSRLSARYATAMLERNGGPGRDLHPLVAMAFSHLLEIPAEASDPDEVGEREYRRWLAGRLADVDSATEARFHARWVAANARGMER, from the coding sequence ATGAAGACCACTATGCAGAGCACTGCGGAGCTGTCGCGGCAGAAGCGCTTCGGCCGGATCATCAAGGAACGCCGAGACGAGCTCGGCCTGACCCAGATGCAGATCGGCGATCTGGGTGGCCCGTCCGCACCCACCATCCGCAAGATCGAGGACGGCGCGGCCGCGATCAGCACGCACACCCTCAACAAACTGGATGGGCCGCTGCGCTGGCTGCCGGGCAGCGCCGCCCGCACCTATGCCGGCGGCACCCCGACCGCGCGGGAATCCGCCCCCGACGCGGGCGACGAATCGATCGTGTCGGGCCCCGATTCGATTCGCTTCGACATCGCCGACCTGACCGGGTTACTGGCCTCGGCGGGCCGGCTCAACGACTCGGTCGAGCACACCGGCGTCACCGAACCCGCCGTACTCGCCGCCGTCGCCGAACTCAACGGTGTCGTCTCGCGGCTGTCGGCCCGCTACGCGACCGCCATGCTGGAACGCAACGGCGGGCCGGGCCGGGATCTGCATCCACTGGTCGCCATGGCCTTCTCGCATCTACTGGAGATTCCCGCCGAGGCCAGCGACCCGGACGAGGTCGGTGAACGCGAGTACCGGCGCTGGCTGGCGGGCCGGCTCGCGGATGTGGATTCCGCCACCGAAGCACGTTTCCATGCCCGGTGGGTAGCGGCCAACGCCCGTGGGATGGAAAGGTAG
- a CDS encoding ComF family protein: MGTLLDLILPSACAGCDRPGTGWCADCDGALGSPVRVRPRIDPGVPCWALSPYAGAARCAVLAAKERGRRDLSEPLGHALARRLAEFRDGRVPMVLVPAPSRSAAARQRGGDPVLRMTRAAARWLPDCQVAPVLRVWRGVRDSVGLTPNERERNLRGRITVPGGSAAVAAIPEKAEVVLVDDVLTTGATARESVRALAAAGVVTRAVLVTCTA; encoded by the coding sequence ATGGGGACACTGCTGGACCTGATTCTGCCGTCCGCCTGCGCCGGTTGTGACCGTCCGGGGACGGGTTGGTGTGCCGACTGCGACGGCGCGCTGGGCTCGCCGGTGCGAGTCCGCCCGCGTATCGATCCCGGGGTCCCGTGCTGGGCGCTGAGCCCCTACGCCGGAGCGGCCCGGTGCGCGGTGCTGGCGGCCAAAGAACGCGGCAGGCGCGACCTCTCGGAGCCGCTCGGGCATGCCTTGGCTCGCCGCCTGGCCGAGTTCCGCGACGGGAGGGTTCCCATGGTGCTGGTGCCCGCGCCGAGCCGCTCGGCAGCCGCCCGGCAACGTGGTGGCGACCCCGTGCTCCGGATGACGCGGGCGGCCGCTCGGTGGCTGCCCGATTGCCAGGTGGCGCCGGTGCTGCGGGTGTGGCGAGGTGTCCGGGATTCGGTGGGGTTGACACCGAATGAGCGGGAACGCAATCTGCGTGGCCGGATCACGGTGCCCGGCGGGTCGGCCGCCGTGGCCGCTATTCCAGAAAAAGCCGAGGTAGTACTGGTCGACGACGTGTTGACCACCGGTGCGACGGCCCGGGAGTCGGTGCGCGCGCTGGCCGCCGCGGGTGTGGTCACCCGGGCGGTTTTGGTGACATGTACTGCTTGA